Below is a window of Synechococcus sp. RSCCF101 DNA.
CGCCTCGTGCGGTTCCCAGCCCCAGCGATGGGCCACGCCGGCCAGGGGAAAGGTGTCACCGCGGTCGCTCCCATCGATGAGGCAGTCGAAGCTGAGGCCCTGCTCCCCCTCCGGCGTGGCCACCCTGAGGCGGGTGAGGCGGTCGCCGCTGCGGCCGATCTCCAGGAGCCGGCAGCCCGGAATCCAGACGAGCCTGGACTCGGCCCGCACCCAGTGCCGGAGGATCGCCTCGGCGGTGGCCGGTCGGTAGCCGAAGCAGCTGACCCAGTTGTGGTCGAGTCCTTCGGGTTCGGCCCGCCGCAGGGCCCGCAGGAACGCGCCCCAGAGCCCGGTCTGCCAGCAGCTCAGTTCGTTGCCGTCGGGGCAGGTGACCCCCGCGGCACTGACCATGCCGCCGAGCCAGGAGCCCGGTGTGAGCAGGCAGGTGGCGGCCCCCATCCGGGCGGCCTGAAGGGCGGCGGCCACCCCACCGGTGCCGCCGCCCCAGACCACGACGGGAACATGGGCCTGGGCGATGGCCATCACCGGGCGTCCATGGCGCCGCTGCCCTCGCTGCCGTCCTGCTCCAGCCGCTCGAGCGCACGGAAGCGCAGGCCCACCAGCTGGTCATAGAGGGGGTTGATCTTGCACATCGGCGGGATGTGCACCAGCTTGTGGCCGAACAGGGTGATGTCCCGCTCGAACGGACACTGGGAGGGAATCATCTTCACCAGAAAGCGGGCCATCTGGGGATTGGTCGGCTGGAAATCATCCAGCCAGTGACGCAGCCGATCCAGCGGCTGAGCATGGGTGTGCGGCCCACAGGCCTCCAGATGGTCGAGCACGTGTCCGCCCACACCGAGCACCTCGGACCAATGCTGCAACAGCGCCAGCTCCGGTTCGCTGATGTGCCCATCGGCGAGGGCCACCACCGTGGCGCTGCGCAGGAACTGCTCCGCCTCCTCGCCATCGCCGCCGAAGGCCTGCTTCAGGGCGGCATCGTCCGGGGCCACCAGATCCTCGAGGCTCAGCCCGGGGAGCTCCTCGCGCAGCTGGTCCGCCAGCAGCTGCTGTTCCTGCGGAGAGAAGTCACCATCGGCCAGGGCCAGAGCGTGCAGGCAGCCGAGCCAGGCCTGGGAGAGAGCGGGGGAATGCGAGGACATGGCCTGCGCGGGGTGGGGAGGAGGAGCGGGAGCGGCCGGATAGGATCCGCCGTCGGCGCGGGCTCGCATGTGCGGCGCAGCCGTCCAGACGATCACCGCCGATGACCTACACCCTTACGACGCCCCTCTATTACGTCAACGACAGGCCCCATCTCGGCAGCGTTTACACCACCCTGATCTGCGACGCGCTGGCCCGCTACCGGCGGCTGAAGGGGGAGGAGGTGATCTTCATCAGCGGCTGCGACGAACACGGCCAGAAGATCCTGCGCACCGCCGAGGCGGCCGGGGAGAGCCCCCAGGCCTACACCGACCGGATCAGCGGCTGCTTCCGCTCGGTCTGGCAGCACTGGAACATCGGGCTGGACCGGTTCATCCGCACCACGGATCCGCGCCACCGGCAGGTGGTGCAGGAGTTCTTCCGCCGGGTCGAACGCTCGGGCGATGTGGTGGAAGGCCGCCAGCAGGGCTGGTACTGCGTCGCCTGCGAGGAGTTCAAGGATGTGGCGCACGCGGCCGAGGACCCGCAGTGCCCCATCCACCACCGCTCGCTCGAATGGCGCGATGAACAGAATCTCTTCTTTCGTCTGTCCCGCTACCAGAGCGCGATCGAGGAGCTGATCCGTCGTCCCGGCTTCATCGCTCCGGCGGCTCGCCGTCATGAGGTGGAGAACTTCGTCGCCCAGGGCCTGAGGGACTTCTCCATCTCGCGCATCCATCTGCCCTGGGGCATCCCCGTGCCCGGTCACGACGGGCACACCTTCTATGTCTGGTTCGATGCGCTGCTCGGCTACATCACGGCCCTGCTGGAGCCCGACGATCCGGCGGATCTGGATCTGGCCTGCTCCAGGGGGTGGCCGGCTTCGCTCCATGTGATCGGGAAGGACATCCTCCGCTTCCACGCCGTCTACTGGCCGGCGATGCTGCTGTCGGCGGGGCTGGAACCCCCCGCATCGGTGTTCGGCCATGGCTTCCTCACCCGGGAGGGCCGCAAGATGGGCAAGACGCTGGGCAATGTGCTGGACCCGGACCGGCTGCTCGAGGCCTGCGGCAGCGACGCGGTGCGCTGGGGCCTCCTCCGCGATGTGGCCCTGGGCGACGACGGCGACTTCCAGCAGCAGCGCTTCACCGACCTGATCAACAACGACCTGGCGAACACGATCGGCAATCTGCTCAACCGCAGCGTGTCCATGGCCCGCAAGTGGTTTGAGGCCTCCGTACCTCCGACTGGCGAGGCCCTCGCCGCATCCCATCCCCTCGCCCGGGCGGCCGCCCGCTGCCGGGAGCAGACCCTGGCGGCCTACGACCGGCCGGACTTCAAGGCAGCCGCGGAGGCCATCGTCGAGCTGGCGGTCGAGGCCAACGGCTTTCTCAATGAGAGAGCTCCGTGGAAGCGGATCAAGCAGGAGCAGGAGCGCGACCGGGTGGGGGAGGACCTCTACGCCGTTCTGGAGGCCACGCGTGTGGCGGGGCTGCTGATGAACCCGATCGTGCCTGAGCTGAGTGCCCGGATCCTGACCCAGCTGGGGGAAGCCGAAGCCGGCCACGGCACCTGGCTGGATCAGCTCGACTGGGGCAGGCTGCCGGCCGCTCGCCCCCTGCCGGAACCCGTGCCGGTGATGCAACGCCTCGAACTGGACAGCCCGCTGTGACACGTACCACCTGCAGCGGAGCCCCCTCGGGGCGGCGCCGGGCCCTGGCCCTGGCTGCCATCAGCGCCATGCTGATGGGCGGCTGCAGCATGGAACCGGAGGCCGCTCCGGAGCCGGAGCCCTTCGTCTTCCGGTCGCTGGATCTGCGCCAGAACGATGAGGAGGGCCGACCCGCCTGGGACCTGCGCAGCCCCGAAGCCCGCTACGAGATCGACGAGCGGCGGGCCGAGGCGCGGGACCCGGAGGGCACGCTCTACAACGACGGCCGACCCAGCTTCCGGATCTCCGCCCAGCGCGGCACGGTGATCAACGACGGCGAAACAGTGATCCTCAACGGGGACGTGCGCATCCGGATGCTCGGGGATGAGCCCCTGCTGATCCTGGCCCCGGAAGTGATCTGGGAACCGGGAGAGGAGCGCATGCGGATCGAGCGGGACCCGGTGGCCATCGACGGCCAATCGCGCCTGCGCGCGACACGGGCGCGCTTCCAGGTCGACGAGCAGATGCTCCAGCTCATCGGCGAGGCCCGCCTGGAGCACTGGCCCGATCGCGAGGAGTCGGCCCCCCCGATCGATGCGGACACCGGAGATGCGGTGATCGACATCCGCACCGGAGAGGTGCGGTGGAACCTCGAGAGCGGTGCCCTCACCGCCAAGGGGCCGGTGAACGGTGAGCGCAGGCGGGAGGAGGAGACGGAACCCCAGACGCTGGTGGCCAGCGCCCTGTCCGGCAACAGCCGCGAGGGCTACATTGATCTGATGGCACCCGTGCGGGTGGAGGACCCGGCGGAGGAGGCCTGGATGGATGGCGGTCAGGCGCGCTGGCGCTTCACCGAGCGTGAGCTGACCAGTCCGAACTCCTTCCGGTCACAGATCGGCGCCATCTCGATCCAGGGGCGGGGCTACCGGATCGAGGAGAGCAAGACCCTCGTGATCGTCGAGAGCGACTGCGATCTGAGCCAGCCGGGCGAGCGCCTCCGGGCCGAGCGCTGCCGCTGGGACTGGGAAAAGAACCGGCTTCTCGCCGAGGGAGCCGTGGAGCTCCGGCGCGATGCCAACGACCAGGTGACCCGCGCCCAGCGGCTCGAAGGGCGCATGGGTGATGACGGCCGGGCCACCTTCAGCACGCCGGGGGGCCGGGTGCTCTCGGAGCTCACGGTGACGGAGGGAGAGGAGCCCGGGGGGAGAGATCAGCCGCGTTCAGCGCCTCCAGTGGACTTCTGAGCTTGCAGGCCCAGCCGTGGAGCCAGACCTCATCGCTGCGGCTGAAGCAGCGGGGGGACCAGCCACCGAGCACGAGCCAGCCCCGTTGACCGATCGGCTCCACCAT
It encodes the following:
- a CDS encoding Mo-dependent nitrogenase C-terminal domain-containing protein, whose protein sequence is MSSHSPALSQAWLGCLHALALADGDFSPQEQQLLADQLREELPGLSLEDLVAPDDAALKQAFGGDGEEAEQFLRSATVVALADGHISEPELALLQHWSEVLGVGGHVLDHLEACGPHTHAQPLDRLRHWLDDFQPTNPQMARFLVKMIPSQCPFERDITLFGHKLVHIPPMCKINPLYDQLVGLRFRALERLEQDGSEGSGAMDAR
- the metG gene encoding methionine--tRNA ligase; the protein is MTYTLTTPLYYVNDRPHLGSVYTTLICDALARYRRLKGEEVIFISGCDEHGQKILRTAEAAGESPQAYTDRISGCFRSVWQHWNIGLDRFIRTTDPRHRQVVQEFFRRVERSGDVVEGRQQGWYCVACEEFKDVAHAAEDPQCPIHHRSLEWRDEQNLFFRLSRYQSAIEELIRRPGFIAPAARRHEVENFVAQGLRDFSISRIHLPWGIPVPGHDGHTFYVWFDALLGYITALLEPDDPADLDLACSRGWPASLHVIGKDILRFHAVYWPAMLLSAGLEPPASVFGHGFLTREGRKMGKTLGNVLDPDRLLEACGSDAVRWGLLRDVALGDDGDFQQQRFTDLINNDLANTIGNLLNRSVSMARKWFEASVPPTGEALAASHPLARAAARCREQTLAAYDRPDFKAAAEAIVELAVEANGFLNERAPWKRIKQEQERDRVGEDLYAVLEATRVAGLLMNPIVPELSARILTQLGEAEAGHGTWLDQLDWGRLPAARPLPEPVPVMQRLELDSPL
- the lptC gene encoding LPS export ABC transporter periplasmic protein LptC translates to MTRTTCSGAPSGRRRALALAAISAMLMGGCSMEPEAAPEPEPFVFRSLDLRQNDEEGRPAWDLRSPEARYEIDERRAEARDPEGTLYNDGRPSFRISAQRGTVINDGETVILNGDVRIRMLGDEPLLILAPEVIWEPGEERMRIERDPVAIDGQSRLRATRARFQVDEQMLQLIGEARLEHWPDREESAPPIDADTGDAVIDIRTGEVRWNLESGALTAKGPVNGERRREEETEPQTLVASALSGNSREGYIDLMAPVRVEDPAEEAWMDGGQARWRFTERELTSPNSFRSQIGAISIQGRGYRIEESKTLVIVESDCDLSQPGERLRAERCRWDWEKNRLLAEGAVELRRDANDQVTRAQRLEGRMGDDGRATFSTPGGRVLSELTVTEGEEPGGRDQPRSAPPVDF